The proteins below come from a single Argentina anserina chromosome 1, drPotAnse1.1, whole genome shotgun sequence genomic window:
- the LOC126787494 gene encoding LOW QUALITY PROTEIN: uncharacterized protein LOC126787494 (The sequence of the model RefSeq protein was modified relative to this genomic sequence to represent the inferred CDS: inserted 1 base in 1 codon), with protein sequence MLRRFLCFTVPAPSSSSSATLCFSSNTNKKSLVFLGSPQVSATVLDALLDASSAPNSLYEVAAIVTQPPSRKDRGKKVLPSALAQHALDRGFPSDLILTAARAGEDEFLSSLRALQPELCITAAYGNILPSKFLNIPTLGTVNIHPSLLPLYRGAAPVQRALQDGVKETGVSLAFTVRALDAGLVIASERLQIDDHIKAPDLLALLFSEGAKLLIHQLPSILDGSAKLKHSPXDDSKATLAPKISAEESWLSFDQEAAVLHNKVRAFAGWPGTRAKVVIVDNKNGHQNMLELKIITTKVCSHSNNQVNLTDDISLRKGALVFPCGGSTSLEIGLKR encoded by the exons ATGTTGCGTCGATTCTTGTGCTTCACTGTCCCCgctccatcttcttcttcttctgctacTCTATGCTTCTCTTCCAACACCAACAAGAAGTCCCTCGTCTTCTTAGGCTCTCCTCAGGTCTCTGCCACTGTTCTTGACGCCCTGTTGGATGCATCCAGCGCCCCTAATTCTCTGTATGAG GTTGCAGCAATTGTGACTCAACCGCCTTCCCGGAAGGATAGGGGAAAGAAGGTGCTGCCTTCTGCTTTAGCACAACATGCTCTTGACAGAGGCTTTCCTTCAGACCTCATTCTCACAGCTGCACGAGCTGGAGAG GATGAGTTCCTGTCCAGCTTAAGAGCTCTACAGCCAGAACTTTGCATTACTGCCGCGTACGGGAACATTTTACCTAGCAAATTTCTTAATATCCCAACTTTGG GCACCGTAAATATACACCCAAGTTTGCTGCCATTATATCGTGGTGCAGCACCTGTTCAAAGAGCTTTGCAG GATGGTGTCAAAGAAACAGGAGTATCCTTAGCATTCACTGTGCGTGCACTGGATGCTGGACTTGTAATTGCCAGTGAAAGACTGCAAATCGACGATCACATCAAG GCACCAGATTTGCTTGCTCTCCTATTTTCTGAAG GTGCCAAACTATTGATTCACCAGCTTCCTTCCATACTTGATGGTTCGGCTAAGTTGAAGCACAGTC AGGATGACTCTAAAGCTACCTTAGCACCGAAG ATATCTGCTGAGGAGTCGTGGCTGTCATTTGATCAGGAAGCTGCAGTCCTACATAACAAG GTTCGTGCATTTGCAGGATGGCCTGGAACTCGAGCTAAAGTTGTAATTGTTGACAATAAAAACGGTCATCAGAATATGCTGGAGCTTAAAATTATCACAACCAAAGTTTGCAGCCATAGCAATAATCAGGTCAACCTAACAGATGACATCTCTCTCCGGAAGGGTGCATTAGTATTTCCATGTGGGGGGTCCACGTCTCTTGAG attggattgaagagataa